A part of Vibrio sp. B1FLJ16 genomic DNA contains:
- a CDS encoding outer membrane beta-barrel protein produces MKTKISLFALALCSTSVLADSWLYAGGQIGQSDIEGESDTTYGIHVGTGILPLIGIEAGYFNHGKVGLNLDGNRGDGDFSSLYLAIKPSIDLGPFHIYAKGGINAFDVDYKGTLSFLDKDDGVSYMYGVGAEYFVFDNLSIGASYQAFGVDIDSDSNSVDSFTGNVTFHFL; encoded by the coding sequence ATGAAAACAAAAATATCGTTATTTGCTCTAGCATTGTGCTCAACGTCTGTTCTTGCTGACTCGTGGCTCTACGCAGGCGGTCAAATCGGTCAATCTGATATCGAAGGCGAAAGTGATACAACCTATGGTATCCATGTCGGTACCGGCATTTTACCTCTTATTGGCATCGAGGCGGGTTACTTTAACCACGGCAAAGTCGGTCTGAATTTGGATGGTAATCGAGGTGACGGAGATTTTTCTTCCCTTTATTTAGCCATAAAACCAAGCATTGATTTGGGGCCGTTCCACATTTACGCAAAAGGTGGCATCAACGCTTTTGATGTTGACTATAAAGGCACTCTGAGTTTTCTCGACAAGGACGACGGCGTCTCTTATATGTATGGTGTAGGGGCAGAATACTTCGTTTTCGATAACCTTTCTATCGGCGCTAGTTACCAGGCATTTGGGGTCGATATTGATAGCGATAGTAACTCTGTAGACAGCTTTACTGGTAACGTTACTTTTCACTTCTTATAG
- a CDS encoding outer membrane beta-barrel protein, whose translation MKKTLLAVALLGASSAAMADSWIYGGATVGQSDYKGETDTSYSVHVGTGILPIIGIEAGVTQHGEFNVDGKDTKLTSYYAALKPSIDFGPLHIYAKGGFHQWDEKVDGGSDDDGLDLMYGVGVEYFVFGPMSMGASYMNYTTGSDDVGTFSLNASLHFL comes from the coding sequence ATGAAAAAGACTCTATTAGCAGTGGCTTTACTTGGCGCATCTTCTGCGGCAATGGCTGACTCTTGGATTTATGGTGGCGCTACTGTTGGTCAATCTGACTACAAAGGTGAGACAGATACGTCTTACTCTGTGCACGTAGGTACTGGTATCCTGCCGATCATCGGTATTGAAGCTGGTGTGACTCAACATGGTGAATTTAATGTTGACGGTAAAGACACTAAGCTGACTTCGTACTACGCAGCACTGAAACCAAGCATCGATTTCGGTCCGCTACACATTTACGCTAAAGGTGGTTTCCACCAGTGGGATGAGAAAGTAGATGGCGGCAGCGATGATGATGGCCTGGATCTTATGTACGGTGTAGGTGTTGAGTACTTTGTGTTTGGCCCAATGTCTATGGGTGCAAGCTACATGAACTACACGACAGGTAGTGATGATGTTGGTACATTCTCTCTGAATGCATCTCTGCACTTCCTGTAA
- the hrpA gene encoding ATP-dependent RNA helicase HrpA — MTSSQPSKNNPAEEHEAPSNGAQKATANQVPQAQTNSAASLRKALGQCMMRDRFRLSKRISGANKIKKDAARNAVFDEIALDIAKSMMVAEQRGSFQPKIEYPEILPVSQKRDDIAKAIAENQVVIVAGETGSGKTTQLPKICAELGRGKFGLIGHTQPRRLAARSVANRIAEEMETKLGEFVGYKVRFNDQISENTQIKLMTDGILLAEIQHDRFLNQYDTIIIDEAHERSLNIDFILGYLKELLPRRPDLKVIITSATIDPERFSNHFNNAPIIEVSGRTYPVETRYRPLSGDEDNDRDQLEGIFEAVDELCDEGLGDILIFMNGEREIRDTADALSKRNLKSTEIVPLYARLSAGEQNKIFQPHAGRRIVLATNVAETSLTVPGIKYVIDPGTARISRYSYRTKVQRLPIEPVSQASANQRKGRCGRVEEGICIRLYSEEDFESRPEFTDPEILRTNLASVILQMTALGLGDIQAFPFVEAPDKRNIQDGVRLLEELGAINAEAKDPKKRLTSIGRQLARLPIDPRLARMVLEAPKYGALKELMIIASALSIQDPRERPSDKQQSSDDKHRRFFHEESDFLTFVNLWDYIQKQQKALTGNQFRKQCKQDYLNYLRVREWQDVYFQIHQSMREMEFKLNDEPASYHGVHSAILVGLLSHIGMKDQEKNEYQGARNARFHIFPASGLFKKQPKWIMSAELVETSKLWGRIIAKIQPEWIEPLAKHLIKCSYSEPHWSKKRAAVMAYEKVMLYGVPIVPKRLVNYGNIDATVSREIFIRSALVEGEWETKHAFFKQNRKLLQEVEELEHKSRRRDILVDDDELFDFYDQRVGTEVVSGKHFDTWWKKASKENPELLNFEKEMLFKGDASHITDLDYPNFWHQNGLKLKLSYQFEPGDDSDGVTVHLPLPILNQVEQAGFDWQIPGLRHELVVSLIKSLPKTVRKNFVPAPNYADAFLARVTPMEAPLLDSLEKELRRMTGVEVLREDWKMEQVPDHLKVTFRAVDHRNRKLKENRDLHELKESLKDKVQETLSKVADDDIEQQGLHTWSFGELPKVYQQKRGGYDVKAYPALVDTKDSVEIKLYETEYEQISAMRAGQRRLILLNVPSPIKYLHANLPNKSKLGLYFNPYGKVLDLIDDCIACGVDKLIEEQGGLVWEPEKFEALKEHVRAELGDTVVEIAKQVETILTTAFNINKKLKGKIDFTMAFALSDIKAQIESLIFKGFATECGWKRLPDILRYMRAIERRMEKLPIDPNKDRLHMLKIESVTNDYKELLNKIPKGMAIPENVKEVRWMIEELRVSFFAQQLGTPYPVSDKRVKNAIDAC, encoded by the coding sequence TTGACTTCGTCACAGCCCTCAAAAAATAATCCCGCTGAAGAGCATGAAGCTCCGTCGAATGGCGCGCAAAAGGCGACAGCGAACCAGGTACCTCAAGCTCAAACAAACAGCGCAGCGTCATTACGCAAAGCGCTGGGTCAGTGCATGATGCGTGACCGCTTCCGTTTGAGTAAGCGAATTTCTGGTGCCAATAAAATCAAGAAAGACGCTGCTCGTAATGCAGTGTTCGATGAAATCGCACTCGATATTGCAAAATCTATGATGGTTGCTGAGCAGCGTGGTAGCTTCCAGCCAAAAATTGAATACCCGGAAATCCTGCCAGTTAGTCAAAAGCGTGACGACATCGCTAAGGCGATAGCAGAAAACCAGGTGGTTATCGTCGCTGGTGAAACCGGCTCGGGTAAAACGACGCAGCTACCAAAAATCTGTGCTGAACTTGGCCGTGGAAAGTTTGGCTTAATTGGTCACACTCAGCCACGTCGACTCGCAGCACGCTCGGTTGCTAACCGCATTGCGGAAGAAATGGAAACCAAGCTGGGTGAGTTTGTTGGGTACAAGGTTCGATTTAACGATCAGATTTCTGAAAACACCCAAATTAAGTTGATGACGGACGGTATTCTGCTAGCGGAAATTCAACACGACCGTTTCTTGAATCAATACGACACCATCATTATCGATGAAGCGCACGAGCGCAGTCTGAACATCGATTTCATCTTGGGTTACCTGAAAGAGCTATTGCCACGTCGTCCTGATTTGAAAGTGATCATCACATCGGCAACCATCGACCCGGAACGTTTCTCCAATCACTTCAATAATGCACCAATTATTGAAGTGTCTGGCCGTACTTATCCGGTAGAAACCCGATACCGTCCATTAAGTGGTGATGAGGATAACGATCGTGACCAGCTAGAAGGTATCTTTGAAGCGGTTGATGAACTGTGCGATGAAGGTTTAGGCGATATCCTGATCTTTATGAACGGTGAACGTGAAATTCGTGATACGGCAGATGCGCTTTCAAAGCGTAATCTGAAGAGTACCGAAATCGTGCCTCTGTATGCACGCCTGTCAGCAGGTGAGCAGAACAAAATATTCCAACCGCACGCTGGTCGCCGCATCGTACTGGCAACCAACGTAGCAGAAACCTCACTGACGGTTCCGGGTATCAAGTACGTTATCGATCCGGGTACGGCACGTATCAGCCGATACAGTTACCGTACTAAGGTTCAGCGTCTTCCAATCGAACCTGTTTCTCAGGCAAGTGCGAACCAGCGTAAAGGTCGTTGTGGTCGTGTGGAAGAGGGTATCTGTATTCGCCTGTACTCAGAAGAGGATTTTGAGTCACGTCCGGAGTTTACTGATCCAGAGATCCTGCGTACTAACCTGGCGTCAGTTATCTTGCAGATGACGGCTCTTGGTCTGGGTGATATTCAAGCCTTCCCATTTGTCGAAGCCCCTGACAAACGCAATATCCAAGATGGTGTGCGTCTGCTGGAAGAGCTTGGTGCGATTAATGCTGAAGCGAAAGACCCGAAGAAACGCCTGACCAGCATTGGTCGCCAACTAGCACGTCTACCAATCGACCCACGTTTAGCGCGTATGGTGTTAGAAGCCCCGAAATACGGTGCACTAAAAGAATTGATGATTATCGCATCGGCGTTGTCGATTCAAGATCCGCGTGAACGACCTTCAGACAAACAACAATCGTCAGACGATAAACATCGTCGTTTCTTCCACGAAGAATCCGACTTCCTGACGTTTGTTAATTTGTGGGACTACATCCAGAAGCAGCAGAAAGCGCTAACGGGTAACCAGTTCCGCAAGCAATGTAAGCAAGATTACCTGAACTACTTGCGTGTGCGTGAGTGGCAGGATGTGTACTTCCAGATCCATCAATCGATGCGTGAAATGGAATTTAAGCTTAATGATGAGCCTGCTTCGTACCATGGCGTACACAGTGCGATTCTTGTCGGCTTGCTGTCACACATCGGTATGAAAGACCAAGAGAAGAATGAATACCAGGGCGCGCGCAATGCCCGTTTTCATATCTTCCCTGCATCGGGTTTGTTTAAAAAGCAGCCGAAGTGGATCATGTCAGCTGAGCTGGTGGAAACCTCAAAACTTTGGGGTCGTATCATCGCTAAAATTCAGCCAGAGTGGATTGAGCCGTTAGCGAAACACCTAATTAAGTGCAGCTACAGCGAGCCGCACTGGTCGAAGAAACGCGCAGCGGTTATGGCATACGAAAAAGTGATGCTGTACGGAGTGCCAATCGTACCGAAACGTTTGGTGAACTACGGCAATATTGATGCGACAGTCAGTCGGGAGATCTTTATCCGTAGTGCGCTGGTAGAAGGCGAGTGGGAAACCAAACACGCGTTCTTTAAGCAAAACCGTAAGCTATTACAAGAAGTCGAAGAGCTGGAACATAAATCTCGTCGCCGTGACATCTTGGTGGACGATGATGAACTATTCGATTTTTACGACCAACGAGTCGGCACCGAAGTAGTATCTGGTAAGCACTTTGATACTTGGTGGAAGAAAGCGTCGAAAGAGAACCCTGAACTGCTCAACTTTGAAAAAGAGATGCTGTTTAAGGGCGATGCCAGCCATATTACCGATTTGGATTACCCGAACTTCTGGCATCAAAATGGCCTAAAGCTCAAGCTAAGCTACCAGTTTGAACCTGGTGACGATAGTGACGGCGTAACAGTACATTTGCCGTTGCCGATTTTAAACCAGGTCGAACAGGCTGGTTTTGACTGGCAAATTCCGGGTCTGCGTCATGAGTTGGTTGTGAGCCTGATTAAGTCACTACCAAAGACAGTTCGTAAGAACTTTGTACCTGCGCCAAATTACGCCGATGCATTCTTAGCACGAGTCACGCCAATGGAAGCGCCGTTGCTTGATTCTTTAGAGAAAGAGCTGCGCCGTATGACTGGCGTTGAAGTGCTGCGTGAAGACTGGAAAATGGAACAGGTGCCTGATCACTTAAAAGTCACGTTCCGCGCTGTCGATCATCGTAATCGTAAATTGAAAGAAAACCGGGACCTTCATGAACTGAAAGAAAGCCTGAAAGACAAAGTTCAGGAAACCCTTTCGAAAGTGGCTGACGACGATATCGAGCAGCAAGGTCTGCATACGTGGAGCTTTGGAGAACTGCCGAAAGTTTACCAACAAAAACGCGGTGGTTACGACGTTAAAGCGTACCCAGCGTTGGTTGATACTAAAGACAGCGTTGAAATCAAACTATACGAAACTGAGTACGAACAGATCTCAGCAATGCGTGCCGGCCAGCGCCGTTTAATTTTGTTGAATGTACCGTCGCCTATTAAATATCTACACGCCAATTTGCCAAATAAATCAAAACTAGGTTTATACTTTAATCCGTACGGTAAAGTGCTGGATCTTATTGATGACTGTATTGCGTGTGGTGTTGACAAGCTTATCGAAGAGCAGGGTGGCTTGGTTTGGGAGCCAGAAAAGTTTGAGGCGTTGAAAGAGCATGTTCGCGCTGAACTCGGTGATACGGTGGTGGAAATTGCCAAGCAAGTGGAAACCATTCTGACGACGGCTTTCAACATAAATAAGAAGTTGAAAGGTAAGATTGATTTCACCATGGCATTTGCGCTTTCGGACATTAAAGCTCAAATTGAAAGCTTAATTTTTAAAGGCTTTGCAACCGAATGTGGCTGGAAACGCCTTCCTGATATTCTGCGCTACATGCGTGCGATTGAGCGTCGGATGGAGAAGTTACCAATCGATCCTAACAAAGACCGTCTGCATATGCTGAAAATTGAGTCTGTCACCAATGACTACAAAGAGTTGTTGAACAAGATTCCGAAAGGGATGGCAATTCCGGAAAACGTGAAAGAAGTACGTTGGATGATTGAAGAGCTGAGAGTCAGTTTCTTTGCTCAGCAATTAGGCACTCCTTATCCGGTTTCAGATAAGAGAGTTAAAAATGCGATTGATGCTTGTTGA
- a CDS encoding FMN-dependent NADH-azoreductase — MSRVLALKSSILGDYSQSNKLVEDFIKNIDQDKLTVRDLAANPLPVLDFAVATALRATEDLSQEQQEVVSLSDTLIEEVKAADTLVIAAPMYNFTIPTQLKNWIDLIARAGVTFKYTENGVQGLIEGKKAIVVTTRGGIHKDAPSDIVTPYLRAVLGFVGITNVEFVYAEALNMGEDAAAKGINEAQSQLATLA, encoded by the coding sequence ATGTCTCGTGTACTAGCTCTGAAATCAAGCATCCTTGGCGATTACTCTCAATCAAACAAATTGGTTGAAGACTTCATCAAAAATATAGATCAGGACAAACTAACCGTTCGCGACTTAGCAGCAAACCCACTTCCTGTTCTAGACTTCGCAGTAGCTACAGCGTTACGTGCAACAGAAGATCTTTCTCAAGAGCAACAAGAAGTTGTTAGCCTGTCTGATACGCTGATAGAGGAAGTGAAAGCGGCTGATACATTGGTTATCGCTGCACCTATGTACAACTTTACTATTCCGACTCAGCTTAAAAACTGGATCGACTTGATTGCTCGCGCAGGTGTAACTTTCAAATACACTGAAAATGGCGTTCAAGGCCTGATTGAAGGTAAAAAAGCGATCGTTGTAACGACTCGCGGCGGTATTCACAAAGACGCTCCGTCAGACATCGTTACTCCATACTTACGCGCTGTTCTTGGTTTTGTGGGCATCACGAACGTTGAATTTGTTTACGCGGAAGCGCTCAACATGGGTGAAGATGCAGCTGCGAAAGGCATCAATGAAGCACAAAGCCAGTTGGCAACGCTAGCGTAA
- a CDS encoding TM2 domain-containing protein, with protein sequence MRWFEPMEQLEKNEELLRKQVSLLPEPQRKEFYKRQSEALKDPDTYAALNWLFLGGFHHCYLGKYTSFAVELILLSVSIIGFILGHPSALLILILLVAYELPQLFFSQKIARQHNYHVSCEIFNQIRR encoded by the coding sequence ATGCGATGGTTCGAGCCAATGGAACAATTGGAAAAAAATGAAGAGTTATTGAGAAAACAGGTAAGTCTGTTACCGGAACCTCAAAGAAAGGAATTCTATAAGCGCCAATCTGAAGCTCTCAAAGATCCCGATACTTACGCCGCGTTAAACTGGCTTTTTCTCGGTGGCTTTCATCATTGCTATTTGGGTAAGTACACTTCATTCGCAGTTGAGCTGATACTGTTGTCTGTCAGCATTATTGGGTTTATTTTAGGGCACCCAAGCGCACTTCTTATACTCATATTGCTCGTTGCATACGAGTTACCGCAGTTGTTCTTTTCGCAGAAAATAGCAAGGCAGCACAACTACCATGTGTCTTGTGAAATCTTTAATCAGATTAGGAGATAG
- the yidD gene encoding membrane protein insertion efficiency factor YidD yields MGSRVCTHHSWSLTLLKILSLKLIHRYQASGGSKQLLNIECNFEPTCSEYTKRCIEKYGAIKGWKLGLARIKRCNQPDLVEKIVDDIP; encoded by the coding sequence TTGGGATCGCGAGTCTGTACTCATCACTCTTGGTCGTTAACTTTGCTTAAAATTCTTTCTTTGAAGCTAATCCACCGCTACCAGGCTAGCGGTGGCTCTAAGCAATTACTGAACATTGAATGTAACTTTGAGCCAACTTGCTCGGAGTACACTAAGCGGTGTATTGAGAAGTATGGTGCGATAAAGGGCTGGAAGCTTGGGTTGGCAAGAATCAAACGCTGCAATCAACCTGACCTCGTAGAAAAAATTGTTGATGATATCCCCTAA
- a CDS encoding DUF4177 domain-containing protein: protein MTKFTEYKVVHIVEGGCGTIFLGASGLPIQKMESELNKYAQDGWQVVFQVVEQKRFMLFWDRESVLITLGR, encoded by the coding sequence ATGACAAAATTTACAGAATATAAAGTCGTTCACATTGTTGAAGGCGGTTGCGGCACTATCTTCCTCGGCGCAAGTGGTCTGCCGATACAAAAGATGGAGTCAGAGTTAAACAAGTATGCACAAGATGGTTGGCAGGTTGTGTTTCAAGTCGTTGAACAAAAACGCTTTATGCTATTTTGGGATCGCGAGTCTGTACTCATCACTCTTGGTCGTTAA
- a CDS encoding DNA alkylation repair protein, translated as MSCTKSSEVPWHTAVKTMLEPMASSDKALQMQKYMRDQFKFYGIPSTLRRESLKPLFTKERLPETEALPGIIRELWLLPQREFQMVAIDLLIKRKKQLPETYLPEVEWLITTKSWWDTVDLLATHIVGTLFINYPEQTNEFIRRWRFSDNVWLRRTALLYQLKFKQQTNEKLLFEIIKENKADKEFFIQKAIGWALREFSKTNPAAVVSFIDQHNIQGLAKREGLKWLSEH; from the coding sequence ATGAGTTGTACTAAGAGTAGTGAGGTTCCTTGGCACACTGCAGTTAAAACAATGCTTGAACCTATGGCGAGTAGCGACAAAGCATTACAGATGCAGAAGTACATGCGTGACCAGTTTAAATTCTATGGGATTCCTTCGACGTTAAGGAGAGAGTCGTTGAAGCCTCTTTTTACAAAAGAACGACTTCCTGAAACAGAAGCGCTACCTGGCATTATCAGAGAGCTGTGGTTACTTCCGCAGAGGGAGTTTCAAATGGTTGCGATCGATTTGCTAATTAAACGAAAAAAACAACTACCAGAAACTTACTTGCCTGAAGTCGAGTGGCTAATTACTACCAAATCTTGGTGGGATACCGTTGATCTGCTAGCTACTCATATTGTCGGCACGCTATTTATCAACTATCCCGAGCAAACTAACGAGTTCATAAGACGTTGGCGCTTTTCAGACAACGTCTGGTTAAGACGTACGGCATTACTTTATCAACTGAAGTTCAAACAGCAGACCAACGAAAAACTTCTTTTTGAGATTATTAAAGAGAACAAAGCGGATAAAGAGTTCTTTATCCAAAAAGCAATCGGTTGGGCGTTGCGTGAATTCTCTAAAACCAATCCAGCCGCTGTTGTATCTTTCATTGACCAACATAACATTCAAGGGCTTGCGAAGAGAGAAGGCTTAAAGTGGTTAAGTGAACATTGA
- a CDS encoding MipA/OmpV family protein, with the protein MKRLQRASLTLPLVVAAFSVQADEEQNWGIAVMYRTASIPFYTSTDDSTVSTLVPMMFFENEHFYIDGTEGGVYLFNDPESEWQASAIARMRFVDIPKSVQNAFEGDRVDFGGQLRYSFDENLRAEVELMTDEEFQFHSNYRLAASYDLGKWELSPSFTVRYKDADFNSEYYAFKALTKESIGAGVDANLRLKARYHVTSNLYLLGETSITRLDNAAYDSRLVDERYQGEVFVGFGFFNDKGQDYKTGLGNRPYLRVAHGWATPSNMGDIFRFDRVKDEYNNQLTSLFYGHPLTDDLFGLPLDIYLTPGLVHHWSSDVQSSSTEYVMAIKAYYTFDWPTKWRFGLAEGMSYIDNVTYIEGTEMEEKGYTPSNLLNYLDFSFDVNVGDLFKKKSWNNMWVGYSLHHRSAIFEKASQFGRIKGGSNYNTMYIQYEF; encoded by the coding sequence ATGAAGAGATTACAAAGAGCTTCCTTAACTTTACCTCTTGTCGTAGCGGCATTTTCTGTACAAGCCGATGAAGAACAAAACTGGGGAATCGCAGTAATGTACCGCACTGCATCCATCCCGTTTTACACGTCTACTGATGACTCGACGGTGAGTACATTAGTACCCATGATGTTTTTTGAAAATGAACACTTTTATATTGATGGTACGGAAGGCGGCGTGTACCTGTTTAATGACCCGGAGTCAGAATGGCAGGCGAGCGCCATCGCGCGTATGCGTTTCGTGGATATTCCGAAGTCAGTACAGAATGCCTTTGAAGGGGATCGGGTCGATTTCGGAGGCCAACTTCGTTACAGCTTTGACGAAAACTTGCGTGCAGAAGTAGAACTGATGACGGACGAAGAGTTTCAGTTCCACTCTAATTATCGTCTTGCGGCAAGTTATGACTTGGGGAAATGGGAATTGTCGCCATCGTTTACTGTACGTTATAAAGATGCTGACTTTAACAGTGAGTACTATGCATTTAAGGCGTTAACCAAGGAAAGTATCGGTGCTGGTGTTGACGCCAACTTAAGACTTAAGGCTCGTTACCATGTCACATCAAATCTGTATTTATTAGGGGAAACCAGCATTACTCGTTTGGACAATGCAGCATACGACAGCCGCCTGGTCGACGAGCGATATCAGGGTGAAGTGTTTGTCGGCTTTGGATTCTTTAATGATAAAGGTCAGGACTACAAGACAGGTCTGGGAAATCGTCCTTATCTACGTGTAGCTCATGGATGGGCTACACCATCAAATATGGGTGATATCTTCCGTTTTGACCGTGTGAAAGATGAATACAATAACCAGTTAACATCGCTTTTTTACGGGCACCCTTTAACTGACGATCTATTCGGCTTACCTCTGGATATTTATTTGACTCCGGGTTTGGTGCATCACTGGTCGTCTGACGTACAGTCTTCCAGCACTGAGTATGTAATGGCGATAAAAGCTTACTACACCTTTGATTGGCCGACGAAGTGGCGCTTCGGACTCGCGGAGGGGATGTCGTACATCGATAATGTTACTTATATCGAAGGTACGGAGATGGAAGAGAAGGGATATACGCCAAGCAACCTGCTTAACTACCTGGATTTTTCATTCGATGTTAACGTTGGTGATCTGTTCAAGAAGAAATCCTGGAATAATATGTGGGTCGGGTACTCTCTTCATCATCGCTCTGCGATCTTCGAAAAAGCATCTCAGTTTGGCCGGATTAAAGGCGGAAGTAACTACAATACTATGTACATCCAGTACGAATTCTAA
- a CDS encoding alkaline phosphatase D family protein encodes MAASLDTIQSPDLPLIIAGPVLRKVTSSEVNLWLVTTKHLEGHIEVKDGNSDNSYYSEDLTQLTQIQVGQRAWVCLLTLTAEFPTHQPLRYQLHTQDGLLTELLPHINYEQDNQAHKGIDFVISEKADYVLHGSCRNPHHFSEDALVAADAKLARQDADSRPDMLIMSGDQIYVDHVAGPTLDTIEQVINLLGLPDEQFEEAPIADTQALYQHPDCYYGRDKLLPHYVDDGSLLSKFLPKRGIPIFSSKECENHLISFAECFAMYLLVWSPALWELINRDRLLDQQFNVGGKTLDPNWQQQWRDEKTQIDKFIEGLDNVQRLLAHIPTYMIFDDHDVTDDWNLTIGWEQAAYSNRFSKRIIGNSLIAYWFCQGWGNAPEKFDDRFMSHLNRFVEQGTPEAQDALIQYLYRFEDWHYTIPTSPKVVVLDTRTRRWRSESKMNKPSGLMDWEAMIEFHQELVHEDKVIIVSAAPMFGVKFIESVQRVFTMFGKPLMVDAENWMAHPGSANTLISIFTHTKTPTNFVILSGDVHYSFAYDIKLRYRKNSPNIYQITCSGIKNQFPTRPLTVFDALDRMLYSPRSPLNWFTKRKRLKIYKRAPSTHNFYRLVNHSAIGELHLADNGKPSQISILTGDNKEVHFPPTKSQNELK; translated from the coding sequence TTGGCTGCATCGTTAGACACTATCCAATCCCCTGACCTTCCTCTTATCATTGCGGGACCCGTTCTCCGTAAAGTGACTTCATCAGAAGTGAACCTCTGGTTAGTCACAACAAAACATTTAGAGGGACATATAGAGGTCAAGGATGGAAATTCTGACAATTCGTATTATTCTGAAGATCTTACTCAACTCACTCAAATTCAGGTTGGCCAACGGGCTTGGGTCTGTTTACTGACTCTCACAGCCGAGTTCCCGACTCATCAACCGCTCAGATATCAACTTCATACGCAAGATGGACTTCTGACAGAGCTGTTGCCTCATATCAATTATGAGCAGGATAACCAAGCACACAAAGGTATAGACTTTGTGATCAGCGAAAAGGCAGACTATGTTCTCCACGGTTCTTGCCGTAACCCACATCACTTCAGTGAAGACGCCCTAGTCGCGGCAGACGCGAAATTAGCCCGCCAAGACGCCGATTCTCGCCCTGACATGCTTATTATGAGTGGTGATCAAATTTACGTAGACCACGTTGCAGGACCGACTCTTGATACCATTGAGCAAGTGATCAATCTATTGGGCTTACCGGATGAACAATTCGAAGAAGCGCCAATAGCAGACACGCAAGCGCTTTATCAACATCCTGATTGTTATTACGGACGCGATAAATTGTTGCCACATTACGTGGATGACGGAAGTCTGTTAAGTAAGTTTCTGCCTAAGCGCGGAATACCGATTTTCAGCTCAAAAGAGTGCGAAAACCACCTAATCAGTTTTGCAGAATGTTTTGCCATGTACTTGTTGGTCTGGTCACCGGCTTTATGGGAATTAATTAACCGAGACCGTTTATTGGATCAACAGTTTAATGTCGGTGGCAAGACATTAGATCCAAACTGGCAGCAACAATGGCGCGATGAGAAAACTCAGATAGATAAGTTCATTGAAGGGTTAGATAACGTTCAGCGCCTGCTTGCGCATATCCCTACCTATATGATTTTCGATGATCATGATGTTACTGATGACTGGAACCTGACCATTGGTTGGGAACAAGCAGCTTACAGTAATCGCTTTTCGAAACGCATTATCGGCAACAGCCTTATTGCATACTGGTTCTGCCAAGGCTGGGGAAACGCGCCGGAAAAGTTTGACGACCGGTTTATGTCTCACCTCAATCGTTTTGTTGAACAAGGTACCCCGGAAGCGCAAGATGCGCTGATTCAGTACTTGTATCGGTTTGAGGACTGGCATTACACCATCCCTACCTCACCTAAAGTTGTGGTATTAGATACCCGAACCCGACGCTGGCGTTCTGAGTCTAAGATGAATAAACCTTCTGGTTTGATGGACTGGGAAGCCATGATTGAGTTCCATCAGGAACTCGTCCACGAAGATAAAGTCATCATTGTGTCTGCTGCCCCCATGTTCGGCGTTAAGTTTATTGAATCAGTACAACGTGTGTTTACTATGTTCGGTAAACCATTAATGGTCGATGCGGAAAACTGGATGGCGCACCCAGGCAGTGCGAACACCCTAATCAGTATCTTTACTCATACCAAAACGCCAACAAACTTTGTTATTTTGTCTGGCGATGTCCACTACTCTTTTGCCTATGACATCAAATTACGTTACCGGAAAAACAGCCCTAATATCTATCAGATCACTTGTAGCGGTATCAAAAATCAGTTTCCAACACGGCCACTGACCGTATTTGATGCATTGGACAGAATGCTTTACAGCCCGCGCTCACCGTTGAACTGGTTTACAAAACGTAAGCGACTAAAAATATATAAACGAGCACCAAGTACGCACAATTTCTACCGTTTGGTTAACCACAGTGCCATCGGAGAGTTACACCTCGCTGATAATGGTAAGCCCAGCCAAATCAGTATATTAACCGGGGACAATAAAGAGGTTCATTTTCCGCCGACGAAAAGTCAGAATGAGCTGAAATAA